Within Candidatus Chlorohelix allophototropha, the genomic segment CAGCCTGTTCAGTGCAGCTTTAACAATTGCAGCAGATTATATGGGTAATATCTACGTCGCCGATGGCGATAATAATTGTGTACAAAAGTTTGATAGTAATGGTAAATTTATTCTGAGATGGGGTGTCAAAAATAGCGGGGATGGTCAATTCAATTATCCCGGAGGAATAGTAGTAGATAAACAAGGATATATATATGTAACAGATAGAGATAACCATCGCATTCAAAAATTTGATAGTAATGGAAAACTAATACTAAAATGGGGAAGCCAAGGTGAAAAGGATGGTCAGTTTAATCGTCCTCTGGGTATTGGATTAGATAGTCAGGTTAATGTTTATATAACAGATATATATAACGCTCGAATACAAAAATTTGATTCGAATGGTCGGTTTTTATTAAAGTGGGGTAGTAAACAGCAAGGAAATGGGGATAGTGAATTCAGCTACACTGAAGGTATCGCAGTCGATAAATTGGGAAATATATATGTAACAGATATTGGTAACAATCGCATCCAGAAATTCCGGCAGCGTTGAGCTTACAGCTAACCAAGCAGCATACATACCAGAAAAGGAATAAACAATGGCAAAGTTCTACCGCAGTATGAGCGCCGACCCGGCTAAAATAGATCCCACCGTTCTCGGCTGGCTCAACGACCGCCTCCCTGATGATTGCTGGGTGCTGGTCGAGTTCGCAGTCGATACCAAAAACTGCGATTTCGCCATCCTAGCCGATAACAAAATAGCCGTCCTTGAGGTTAAAAGTATCAAATACCCCGTCAAGGGTTCGGCTAATTCGCGCTGGATCAATCTCAATAACAAAAAGCCGTTGGCAATCTCCTCTTCCACCGGCTACAGCGCCAACCCCGTTGGGCAAGCCCACAAGATTGCCGACACCCTCGTCGGGCACTTGCGCCAGAATATCTCCACTATCTTCGGTCAGGATTCTAAACTGCGACCAGAACGGCTCAAAGCCTTCCCCTTTGTGGTCATCCCCAAGCCCCATCCCAAAAACCAGATTGCCCGTGACGACGATTTCTGCTGGATTGCCGAGGGGCAGGAGCAATTCTTTGCCGCATTCCAAAAGCTCAAGTGGGATGCCGGCATCTCCCTAACACCCCTCCAAAAGGAACGTATCGTAAAAATGCTCAACTTGGAATATATCTCCAACCCTGAAAAGCTCTTCTCAGCCGGTTTGCCTACCCCTACCAGTAGCGGTGGTGAGGAAGAACTGATACCCGAACAGGAAGCTTTGGACGGTTGGGTGTCGCTGGATTATGGGAACGGTGTAACCGAAGAGTATCATTTGACCGACCGGATTACCAGAATAGGACGCGATAGAAACAATCATATCGTGGTAGATGATAGCCAAGTCTCTCGCGAGCATTGCCAGCTTGAATTCCGGAACGGGGACTACTACCTGCGGGATGTGGGCAGCAAACACGGCACAACAGTGAAAGGGCGCAAGCTAAAAAAGAACGAACTGGAGCTTGTAAGCAACGGAACCGCTATTCAACTTTCCAGCAAGGGTGTGAAGCTAATTTTGTACAGCAGTGGGAATGTCTAGCAGTTAATGCGGGGTAAAGTTCAGGGAGGATAAGGGGATGGTCAGCCGAAAGCGCTTAGGGATAAGCAGCATAGTTTTTGTGGTATTGATGGTTAGCTCGTTGTTTAGCACAGCCTTGCCTCCGCTATTTGCCGAGGACAGTCAATACTTCCCGGAGACGGGGCATACGGTAAGCGGGAAGTTTCTGGACTATTGGCGGAGCAATGGCGGCTTGCCTACTTACGGCTACCCCATCACCGAGGCGCAGATGGAAACTGACCCTGAAACCGGCAAGCAATTTCTCACCCAATGGTTTGAGAGGCACAGATTGGAGTTGCACCCTGAGAATGCGGGCACAAAGTACGAGGTACTGGCTGGACTTCTTGGCAAAGACCTGCGCCGAGAAGCGCTAGCGGTTGACCCCGATTTCCAGAAGGCGGATGTTCTCAATAACACTGCCTACTCCAAAGATGTGCAGTGGTATTTCCCCGAAACCGGACATAACCTGCGCTTCCGCTTCCTAGATTATTGGCAGCAGAACGGAGGTCTGGAACGCTTTGGCTACCCTATTTCTGAGGAGCATAAAGAGGTTGACCCTGAAACCGGCAACGTGTTTGTAATGCAGTGGTTTGAGCGGGCTAGGTTTGAGTCACATCCTGAAAATGCCAACACCCCCTATGATGTGTTGTTAGGCTTACTGGGAAAGCAGATAAAGATCCCAAAAACCGGCAACGTTGAGTTCGTGTGGAAAATCGGGGGAGTGGATTATAACGGGCTTAAAAACCCTTACGGGGTGGCAGTAGATGGGCAAAGCAATGTCTTTGTTGCCGATACTGATAACAACCGCATCCGGAAGTTTGATAACAGCGGCAGATTCCTCGCCCAGTGGGGCAGCTTTGGAAACGGTGATGGGTACTTTAACAACCCCAGAGGAATAGCAGTGGACGAGCAAGGCAATGTCTACGTGGCTAATTATGGTAACTCTCGCATCCAGAAGTTTGATCAAAATGGCCGCTTCTTGCTCAATTGGGGTAGCGATGGCAGCGGGGATGGGCAGCTTTCCTTGCCCATCGGAGTAGCGGTGGACGGGCAGGGCAGTGTCTTTGTTGTCGACTCTGGTAATGGTCGCATCCAGAAGTTTGATGGGAACGGGAGATTCCTACTCAAGTGGGGCAGCCAAGGTACTGGAGACGGGGAGTTTGACTCTCTTTGGGGAATAGCTGTAGATGGACAGGGCAGTGTTTTTGTTTCTGATATTCTTAATCACCGCATCCAGAAGTTTGACGGGAATGGCAGGTTCCTTCTTAAGTGGGGCAGTTATGGCAATGGTGATGGACAATTTGCAGGTCCTGAAGGAATAGCTGTAGATGGACAAGGTAATGTATATGTGGCTAGTAGCAGTAACAATCGTATCCAGAAATTTAACAATAATGGTAACAGTTCAGACCAAAAGCTTGGGAAGGGGAGGATGCCCACAAAAAGTGTCAAGGAGCGCAACCAACAAGTTTTCACCTTGCTTTTTCATGGTGGAAAGGTAGCCTCTTATCCGACAAAAGAAGCTGGCACCTTCCTGGCTGCGAAAACAACCTGAAACTTTTTGTTGCACTTTAACCATCCGAATATCACGCTCGGCTAAATTGTTATCAAAAGGCACGTCAAAACGGTAGGCAAACAGCAGCACTTGATGACGCTGTTTATCCAGCCGATCCAGTAAGTTCTTAGGCTTGCTCTGCCGGGGCTTGCCCCGTTTTCCACAAGGCCAACCACCCTGGGGAGGAGGATTAGCTGCCAGACCCTGTGCGATCAATTGCTGGTAGCGCTCTTCGAAATGCGCTAACCGTGCACTGCTTAAACTGGTTTCAGACCTAGCCCTGGCGACTTCCACTTCTTCTTTCAAGTCCACAAGAAGGGTGGTGAACTCAGCCGCCCACGCCTGCTTGAGTTGTTCGTAGACAAAAGCAAGTTCCCTGAGATGATGGGCGTTACACAGACCGTGGGTACAGGCATAGCGCAGATAGTTAGACCAACCATCGTG encodes:
- a CDS encoding FHA domain-containing protein, which produces MAKFYRSMSADPAKIDPTVLGWLNDRLPDDCWVLVEFAVDTKNCDFAILADNKIAVLEVKSIKYPVKGSANSRWINLNNKKPLAISSSTGYSANPVGQAHKIADTLVGHLRQNISTIFGQDSKLRPERLKAFPFVVIPKPHPKNQIARDDDFCWIAEGQEQFFAAFQKLKWDAGISLTPLQKERIVKMLNLEYISNPEKLFSAGLPTPTSSGGEEELIPEQEALDGWVSLDYGNGVTEEYHLTDRITRIGRDRNNHIVVDDSQVSREHCQLEFRNGDYYLRDVGSKHGTTVKGRKLKKNELELVSNGTAIQLSSKGVKLILYSSGNV